One Paraburkholderia flagellata genomic window carries:
- a CDS encoding HD domain-containing protein has product MMTLATFKRMQDSTQEDWGIIKPQAAEYFSKLPGRVIAHLSLLQGEFSGFPIDRYQHCLQTATLALKDGRDDEYVVCALLHDIGDTLGSYNHPEIAAAILKPFVSEANLWMIEHHGIVQGHNFFHHIGMDRNMREQLKEHPHYQRTLEFVDLYDDPAFDASSQTWSIDVFEPIVRRVMNTPKRSIYKTITEAV; this is encoded by the coding sequence ATCATGACACTGGCCACGTTCAAACGCATGCAGGACAGCACCCAGGAGGACTGGGGCATCATCAAGCCGCAAGCTGCGGAGTACTTCTCCAAACTGCCCGGGCGGGTGATTGCGCACCTGTCGCTGCTCCAGGGGGAATTCAGCGGATTTCCAATCGACCGCTATCAGCACTGTCTCCAGACCGCGACCTTGGCGCTGAAGGACGGCCGTGACGACGAGTACGTGGTGTGCGCGTTGTTGCACGATATTGGAGACACGCTCGGCTCGTACAACCATCCCGAAATAGCGGCCGCCATCCTCAAACCCTTCGTGTCCGAAGCGAACCTTTGGATGATTGAGCACCATGGCATTGTGCAGGGTCACAACTTCTTCCACCATATTGGCATGGACCGCAATATGCGTGAGCAGCTCAAGGAACATCCCCACTATCAACGCACGCTCGAGTTCGTCGATCTCTACGACGATCCGGCATTTGACGCCTCGTCGCAGACCTGGTCGATCGATGTGTTCGAGCCGATTGTGCGTCGGGTGATGAATACTCCGAAACGATCGATCTACAAAACGATTACCGAGGCGGTATGA
- a CDS encoding SDR family NAD(P)-dependent oxidoreductase — MLMNEQAGHSSKAAASNAGPLAGRVALITGAGRGLGGTIARHFARAGADIVICDVNLAALEETRQAVEAIGARCMALDCDITSSSNVRAMFSAIVERFGTLHILVNNAAVGPTAAPDEVRRNKHYAYITTPQPRRALGFTSEITDEDWHRYWDVNVHGTFYCTREALKLMQGQKYGRIVNLASVAGFSTISAHSPHYSATKGAVIAFTKAVAAEVAGGNVLVNALAPGGVSTPFFEQYLDSIGEEARNRFWQIVPAGRFGTMDEYAAVATFLAGDHYFVGQVISPNGGAVI; from the coding sequence GTCGCGCTGATCACGGGGGCCGGTCGTGGCCTTGGGGGAACCATCGCCCGGCATTTTGCGCGAGCGGGCGCGGACATCGTCATCTGCGACGTAAATCTGGCCGCCCTCGAGGAAACGCGGCAAGCCGTCGAAGCAATCGGGGCCCGCTGTATGGCGCTCGACTGCGACATCACGTCGAGCAGCAATGTGAGGGCGATGTTCTCAGCAATCGTCGAGCGCTTTGGCACCTTGCACATTCTGGTGAACAACGCGGCGGTGGGCCCCACGGCTGCTCCTGACGAGGTGAGACGCAACAAGCATTACGCGTACATCACAACGCCGCAGCCCCGGCGAGCGCTTGGCTTCACGAGCGAGATCACCGACGAGGACTGGCATCGCTATTGGGACGTCAACGTCCACGGTACGTTCTACTGCACGCGTGAAGCACTCAAGTTGATGCAGGGGCAAAAATACGGCCGTATCGTGAATCTTGCCTCAGTGGCGGGCTTCTCGACCATCAGCGCTCACAGTCCGCACTACAGTGCCACCAAAGGGGCGGTCATTGCGTTCACGAAAGCCGTCGCGGCTGAGGTCGCGGGCGGCAACGTCCTCGTCAATGCGCTTGCGCCGGGCGGGGTGTCGACGCCATTCTTCGAGCAATATCTGGACTCCATCGGCGAGGAGGCACGCAACCGGTTCTGGCAGATCGTACCCGCCGGGCGGTTTGGCACGATGGATGAATACGCAGCGGTCGCAACGTTCCTCGCAGGCGATCACTACTTTGTCGGGCAGGTCATCAGCCCCAATGGCGGCGCCGTAATCTGA